One part of the Syngnathus acus chromosome 17, fSynAcu1.2, whole genome shotgun sequence genome encodes these proteins:
- the LOC119136736 gene encoding protein THEM6-like, whose amino-acid sequence MLLLLLLLGLLVLFCTVDVWYFLRAVQVMIQSLFQPRIHDVLAEQRVDGMVLPHDVDYKGHMNNSRYLRECDFARFHHYMRNGLFMALCRMGAKMVIGASTIRYRRSLGFAETFEIRTRVLGWDDKAFYLEQRFVSKKDGFVSAVLLCRQNVVHSSPEEIVEFVCKKKIQCPLLGEDVKHWINFISANSQALRAESGLVQKKDE is encoded by the exons atgctgctgttgctgctgctgctaggCCTCCTGGTGCTCTTCTGCACTGTGGACGTGTGGTATTTCCTGCGGGCAGTCCAAGTGATGATCCAATCCTTGTTCCAGCCACGCATACATGATGTGCTGGCAGAGCAACGCGTCGACGGCATGGTCCTCCCCCATGACGTGGACTACAAGGGCCACATGAACAACTCGCGCTACCTGCGCGAGTGTGACTTTGCCCGTTTCCACCACTACATGCGCAATGGGCTCTTCATGGCCTTGTGCAGGATGGGGGCTAAGATGGTGATCGGGGCCTCCACCATCCGCTACCGGCGTTCCTTGGGGTTTGCCGAGACGTTTGAGATCCGCACCAGAGTGCTGGGCTGGGACGACAAGGCCTTCTACCTGGAGCAGCGCTTCGTGTCCAAGAAGGACGGCTTTGTGTCTGCTGTGTTGCTCTGCAGGCAGAATGTGGTGCACAGCAGCCCTGAGGAGATTGTTGAGTTTGTCTGCAAAAAGAAG ATCCAATGTCCTCTGCTGGGCGAGGATGTGAAGCACTGGATCAACTTCATTTCAGCCAACAGCCAAGCCCTGAGGGCCGAGAGTGGACTGGTGCAGAAGAAGGACGAATGA
- the mcoln3a gene encoding mucolipin-3 isoform X2 gives MEESEPLLPGRSENRRANGHCRWSLRTPNMDPRVVEDLRRRLKYFFMNPCQKYKARGRKPWKLMLQIFKIALITAQLVSFGLSNEMMVTFKDDNLMAFRHLFLKGYKDRNLGGHVLHTKTDVFEHIDYIINRYINLQNLTVGNLAYEKIDGEYTPLLVCQEFYRNSNIDPGNETFYIDPHVETECISIYPVLSLDNGSLAAPLNFSLDFRRLLSVNVYFTLKTINLQTVRHHELPDCYVFHVVITFDNHAHSGNIKVAVGNDVTINECRDWNVEGTSGKNDYLLLFFDSVVILACFTSLILCIRSVVNGIQLQFEFNTFFHAYYNKIVTMSDRLEFVNGWYILIIVSDTLTIVGSTLKIGIQTKFMTSYDECSILLGTATMMVWVGVIRYLGFFKKYNILILTLRAAFPNVIRFCCCAAMIYLGYCFCGWIVLGPYHDKFRTFDKVTECLFSLINGDDMYATFLKMPDNGYMVWLFSRLYLYSFISLFIYMVLSLFIALITDTYETIKHHQQEKVPVSQLQAFIAECRDEPESGRYQTDEEPLSSCLLSCFCCGCRKKI, from the exons ATGGAGGAATCGGAGCCCCTTTTGCCTGGCCGCTCGGAGAACAGGAGAGCCAACGGCCACTGCAGATGGAGTCTTCGCACCCCCAACATGGACCCCAGGGTGGTGGAGGATCTGAGGCGCAGGCTCAAGTACTTCTTCATGAACCCTTGCCAGAAGTACAAAGCTCGAGGCCGCAAGCCGTGGAAGCTGATGCtccaaatattcaaaattGCCCTCATCACCGCCCAG CTGGTCTCATTCGGACTGAGCAATGAGATGATGGTCACTTTCAAAGATGACAACCTGATGGCATTCCGTCATCTCTTCCTGAAAGGATACAAGGACCGCAATCTTGGAGGTCATGTTTTGCACACCAAAACAGACGTGTTCGAGCACATCGACTACATCATCAACAGG TACATCAATCTCCAAAACCTGACAGTAGGTAATCTGGCTTATGAGAAGATTGATGGAGAGTACACCCCACTGTTGGTCTGCCAAGAGTTTTACCGGAACAGCAACATCGACCCCGGAAACGAGACCTTCTACATTGATCCGCACGTTGAAACTG AATGCATTTCCATCTACCCTGTGCTGTCATTGGACAATGGCAGTCTGGCCGCGCCCCTCAACTTCTCTTTGGACTTTAGAAG GCTGCTGTCAGTCAACGTTTACTTCACCCTGAAAACCATCAACCTGCAGACCGTGAGGCACCACGAGCTTCCCGATTGTTACGTCTTCCACGTGGTG ATCACGTTCGATAATCACGCCCACAGCGGAAATATCAAAGTGGCGGTTGGAAACGACGTCACCATCAATGAATGCAGAGACTGGAATGTGGAGGGCACTT CTGGAAAAAACGACTACCTCCTGCTCTTCTTCGATTCCGTGGTCATCCTCGCTTGCTTCACCTCGCTGATCCTCTGCATACGTTCTGTCGTCAACGGCATCCAGCTCCAGTTT GAGTTCAACACATTCTTCCACGCATACTACAATAAAATTGTGACTATGTCCGACCGCTTGGAGTTTGTGAATGGCTGGTACATCCTCATCATTGTCAGCGACACGCTGACCATCGTGGGTTCGACTTTGAAGATCGGAATACAGACAaag ttcATGACCAGTTATGACGAGTGCAGCATTTTGCTGGGAACAGCAACCATGATGGTGTGGGTGGGCGTGATCCGGTACCTCGGTTTCTTCAAGAAATACAAC atCCTAATCTTGACTTTGAGAGCGGCTTTCCCAAACGTGATCCGATTCTGCTGTTGCGCAGCCATGATCTACCTCGGTTACTGTTTCTGCGGCTGGATTGTGCTTGGGCCGTACCACGACAAA TTCCGGACCTTTGACAAAGTGACCGAATGTCTCTTCTCGCTGATCAACGGCGACGACATGTACGCGACCTTCCTGAAGATGCCCGATAATGGCTACATGGTGTGGCTCTTCAGTCGCCTCTACCTCTACTCTTTCATCTCTCTCTTCATCTACATGGTGCTCAGCCTCTTCATCGCTCTCATCACCGACACCTACGAGACTATCAAG CATCATCAGCAAGAAAAAGTGCCGGTGTCCCAGCTCCAGGCCTTCATAGCCGAGTGCAGAGACGAGCCCGAGTCTGGACGCTACCAAACAGACGAGGAGCCACTTTCTTCCTGCctcttgtcttgtttttgctGTGGCTGCAGGAAGAAGATTTGA
- the LOC119136744 gene encoding guanine nucleotide-binding protein G(I)/G(S)/G(O) subunit gamma-12-like, whose amino-acid sequence MSSKAHSSNNIAHARRTVQQLRIEANLERIKVSKACADLMTYCNDHSKTDPLLMGIPASDNPFKDKKPCTIL is encoded by the exons ATGTCTTCAAAGGCTCATAGTTCTAATAACATCGCCCATGCCAGGCGGACTGTACAGCAGCTGAGGATAGAGGCTAACCTCGAGAGGATAAAG GTATCGAAGGCCTGCGCGGACCTTATGACTTACTGCAATGATCACTCCAAAACCGATCCTCTCCTCATGGGCATCCCCGCCTCAGACAATCCCTTTAAGGACAAAAAACCCTGCACTATATTGTAG
- the LOC119136737 gene encoding protein THEM6-like encodes MWLLLLLAALLALFCTLDVWYFVRAAAVVIRAWLQPPVRDVTGEQVMTSWVAPRDIDMCHMNNARYLRECDFARFSLYMRNGVFKALRALKASMVVGATTIRYRRPLYIGEAYELRSRVVTWDDKSFFLEQRFVSSKDELVCAVMYCKQTVLRSSPDSIMQYLCKRKVERPEFPEDLQHWINFISTSSQHLRAESGLMEKDK; translated from the exons ATgtggttgctgctgctgcttgccGCCTTGCTGGCTCTCTTCTGCACCCTGGACGTGTGGTACTTCGTGCGGGCGGCTGCCGTGGTCATCCGCGCCTGGCTGCAGCCTCCCGTGCGCGATGTGACGGGCGAGCAGGTCATGACCAGCTGGGTGGCCCCACGCGACATCGACATGTGTCACATGAACAACGCCCGCTACCTGCGTGAGTGCGACTTCGCCCGCTTCTCACTGTACATGCGCAATGGCGTCTTCAAGGCACTTCGGGCCCTCAAGGCTTCCATGGTGGTGGGGGCGACCACTATCCGCTACCGCCGTCCACTTTATATCGGTGAGGCATACGAGCTGCGGAGTCGGGTGGTGACATGGGACGACAAATCCTTCTTCCTGGAGCAGAGGTTCGTGTCGAGCAAAGATGAGCTTGTGTGCGCCGTCATGTACTGCAAGCAGACTGTCCTACGTAGTAGCCCAGACAGTATCATGCAGTATCTTTGCAAGCGGAAG GTGGAGCGTCCCGAATTCCCAGAGGACCTCCAGCACTGGATCAACTTCATCTCAACCAGCAGTCAGCACCTCAGAGCAGAGAGCGGCCTCATGGAGAAAGATAAATAA
- the mcoln3a gene encoding mucolipin-3 isoform X1, with product MEESEPLLPGRSENRRANGHCRWSLRTPNMDPRVVEDLRRRLKYFFMNPCQKYKARGRKPWKLMLQIFKIALITAQLVSFGLSNEMMVTFKDDNLMAFRHLFLKGYKDRNLGGHVLHTKTDVFEHIDYIINRYINLQNLTVGNLAYEKIDGEYTPLLVCQEFYRNSNIDPGNETFYIDPHVETECISIYPVLSLDNGSLAAPLNFSLDFRRLLSVNVYFTLKTINLQTVRHHELPDCYVFHVVITFDNHAHSGNIKVAVGNDVTINECRDWNVEGTSGKNDYLLLFFDSVVILACFTSLILCIRSVVNGIQLQFEFNTFFHAYYNKIVTMSDRLEFVNGWYILIIVSDTLTIVGSTLKIGIQTKFMTSYDECSILLGTATMMVWVGVIRYLGFFKKYNILILTLRAAFPNVIRFCCCAAMIYLGYCFCGWIVLGPYHDKFRTFDKVTECLFSLINGDDMYATFLKMPDNGYMVWLFSRLYLYSFISLFIYMVLSLFIALITDTYETIKVPTCMLRSNDPNLIFKLSQHHQQEKVPVSQLQAFIAECRDEPESGRYQTDEEPLSSCLLSCFCCGCRKKI from the exons ATGGAGGAATCGGAGCCCCTTTTGCCTGGCCGCTCGGAGAACAGGAGAGCCAACGGCCACTGCAGATGGAGTCTTCGCACCCCCAACATGGACCCCAGGGTGGTGGAGGATCTGAGGCGCAGGCTCAAGTACTTCTTCATGAACCCTTGCCAGAAGTACAAAGCTCGAGGCCGCAAGCCGTGGAAGCTGATGCtccaaatattcaaaattGCCCTCATCACCGCCCAG CTGGTCTCATTCGGACTGAGCAATGAGATGATGGTCACTTTCAAAGATGACAACCTGATGGCATTCCGTCATCTCTTCCTGAAAGGATACAAGGACCGCAATCTTGGAGGTCATGTTTTGCACACCAAAACAGACGTGTTCGAGCACATCGACTACATCATCAACAGG TACATCAATCTCCAAAACCTGACAGTAGGTAATCTGGCTTATGAGAAGATTGATGGAGAGTACACCCCACTGTTGGTCTGCCAAGAGTTTTACCGGAACAGCAACATCGACCCCGGAAACGAGACCTTCTACATTGATCCGCACGTTGAAACTG AATGCATTTCCATCTACCCTGTGCTGTCATTGGACAATGGCAGTCTGGCCGCGCCCCTCAACTTCTCTTTGGACTTTAGAAG GCTGCTGTCAGTCAACGTTTACTTCACCCTGAAAACCATCAACCTGCAGACCGTGAGGCACCACGAGCTTCCCGATTGTTACGTCTTCCACGTGGTG ATCACGTTCGATAATCACGCCCACAGCGGAAATATCAAAGTGGCGGTTGGAAACGACGTCACCATCAATGAATGCAGAGACTGGAATGTGGAGGGCACTT CTGGAAAAAACGACTACCTCCTGCTCTTCTTCGATTCCGTGGTCATCCTCGCTTGCTTCACCTCGCTGATCCTCTGCATACGTTCTGTCGTCAACGGCATCCAGCTCCAGTTT GAGTTCAACACATTCTTCCACGCATACTACAATAAAATTGTGACTATGTCCGACCGCTTGGAGTTTGTGAATGGCTGGTACATCCTCATCATTGTCAGCGACACGCTGACCATCGTGGGTTCGACTTTGAAGATCGGAATACAGACAaag ttcATGACCAGTTATGACGAGTGCAGCATTTTGCTGGGAACAGCAACCATGATGGTGTGGGTGGGCGTGATCCGGTACCTCGGTTTCTTCAAGAAATACAAC atCCTAATCTTGACTTTGAGAGCGGCTTTCCCAAACGTGATCCGATTCTGCTGTTGCGCAGCCATGATCTACCTCGGTTACTGTTTCTGCGGCTGGATTGTGCTTGGGCCGTACCACGACAAA TTCCGGACCTTTGACAAAGTGACCGAATGTCTCTTCTCGCTGATCAACGGCGACGACATGTACGCGACCTTCCTGAAGATGCCCGATAATGGCTACATGGTGTGGCTCTTCAGTCGCCTCTACCTCTACTCTTTCATCTCTCTCTTCATCTACATGGTGCTCAGCCTCTTCATCGCTCTCATCACCGACACCTACGAGACTATCAAG GTTCCAACCTGCATGCTGCGTTCAAATGACCCCAACCTGATTTTCAAACTGTCGCAGCATCATCAGCAAGAAAAAGTGCCGGTGTCCCAGCTCCAGGCCTTCATAGCCGAGTGCAGAGACGAGCCCGAGTCTGGACGCTACCAAACAGACGAGGAGCCACTTTCTTCCTGCctcttgtcttgtttttgctGTGGCTGCAGGAAGAAGATTTGA